CATCCGAAAGCGTGCGCCAGCGGCTGGAGCGGGAGCAATCGCTCTCGCTGCTCGAATTCAACTACATGGTCATGCAGGGCTATGATTTTCATGTGCTTGCCGGGATGCATGGCTGCCTGCTGCAGCTCGGCGGTTCGGACCAATGGGGCAATATTCTCAGCGGCGTCGAGTTCGGGCGGCGGGCCGGCGGGCGAACACTGTTCGGATTGACGGCGCCGCTGCTCACGACCGCGTCGGGTGCGAAGATGGGTAAGAGTGCATCGGGAGCGGTGTGGCTGAACGCCGATCGGCTGTCGCCCTACGAATTCTGGCAATTCTGGCGCAACACCGAGGATGCCGATGTCGGCCGTTTCCTGCGGTTTTTTACGGAACTGCCACTCGACGAAATCGCCCGGCTGGAGGCGCTGCAAGGCGCCGAGATCAATGTCGCGAAGAAGGTGCTTGCCGATGCGGTGACCGCGCTCTGCCACGGTGCAGATGCGGCGACAGAGGCCGCCGAGACATCGCGGCGTATGTTCGAAGAGGGCGAGACGGCCGCCGGCCTGCCGACGATCGCAGTGGATGACAATGTTCTCCGCAACGGTCTATTGCTGCCGGATGCGCTTGTTATGGCGGGGCTTGCGAAATCCAAGAGCGAGGCGCGGCGGCTGATCCTCGGCGGTGGCGTGCGCATCAACAGCCGTAACGCCGGCGATGAGGCCCTGCAGCTTGGGCCTGCGGATGCGGAAGACGGCGTCATCCGTCTATCGGTCGGCCGCAAGAAGCATGTGCTGTTGCGGCCGGAACGGTGATGCCATCGCGAGCGGGCCGCCTATATGAGTGCCGGCCCGCTCGCGGATGTCAGAGAGCATGGTGCCGGCGGAAATGTTCTTTCAGGAAAGCCTGCGCCTTGAGGAAGCTCCATGTCCTCGCGGAACCCGGCATGAAATCCTCGTCGTTCAGAATGTCACTCAGCGGTGATGCGAAGAGTTCGGCCGCCTCGTTGCGGTCCGGCGCATGACGGGCGCCGTGAAGGATTTCGGCCGATGCGGAGCGGCTTGATGCCAACAGGAAGAGTTCCGGATGGCAATGGACCGGATCGTAGGCAAGGCCGATGGCGAAGGCGATGGCGCGGTCGATATCGGTGACGGCAACCTCCTCGGCAAGCTCGCGGGCTGCCTCCCCGAAAAGATCGATCTCTTCGCCTTCCGCCGGCTCCGCATAGCCGCCGATCAGATAGAGGGCGCCGGGATTCTGCTCCGCGGTGAGGCTTCTTCTGGTGACGATCACCTGCTGGTCTGCGGTGACAAGAACGACGGTGAGCCCGAGCGGGTCGGCGCGCTCGGCCAGCGGGTGCTCCTCGGCAAAGGCGGCATGGCGGGTCACGACATAGGCGGAAAAGCATGTGCTCTGCGCCGTGATGGTCAGCCTGTTATCTTCGATTCTATGCGCGGCCATGCGCAGGAGCTGTCCGTCGAAGGCGGCAGGGTGTCTGGCGAGGAAACGATCCCAGTCCGCCTTCCGCAACGCCTCGACCGGATCGGAGAGGTGGAAGCTTCCGGCAAGACGGCAATGGATATGATCGACTGGTATCGTGAATGCCTGATCCGCAAATGTCATGGGCGCAATGTCTTCCTCAGCAATTCGATGGTCTCGGTAACCGATAGTCCCTTTATCGGCGGCGGGTCAGCCCGCTCGCAGAATTCCCGCCAGACGAAGAAGGTCAGCTCTGCGCCATCGGTCGGCGTTTCGCCGGAACCTTCGGCGAAGGTCTGCAGCAGGCGATAGCGCTCGTCCTGCCAGAAAAGGTCTTCCACCCAGTCGTAGATCGGAATGATATGGAAATGGATGGGGTAACCCGGCGCGTGGCCATAGCGGCCGATGTAGACGCGTTTTGCGCCGAGCACCGTGCCGAGAGCGGTCTGCGCCTTTGCCAGCAACGGGCCGAGTTCGGCGAGGGCTTCAGGCGAGAGTTCCGACAGGTCGTTGGTGAAGCTTCGCGAGCTGACCATGAGATAGCCGGGCAGGGCGGAATTGATGCGATGGTTCACCAGCCAGGCTGATGTTTCGGATACATGAAACTGTTCGGGGATTTCCAAGGACTGTTTCTCCATCGCCTGGCGCCTGCGCGGATTCGCACTGTGGCCGACGATGGCAGGCTTCGGCAAGGCAAGAGGAGGTGACTTTCGCCTGTGGTCGAGGCAGATTACGGATGCATCGAAGGGGAAATATTTTTGACTGATATTGCATGCGCCATCTTCTGGCGGGAGGGCCGGGTTCTGCTGGTCCGGCGAGCAGGGCACAAAGAGCGCTTTCCGGATTGCTGGGATCTGGTCGGCGGCCATGTTGAAACCGGCGAAAGGCCGGAGGCGGCAATGGTGCGCGAGGCAAAAGAGGAGATCGGCCTGACCCCGTTGCGGCTCAGAAAGGTCGCCGAGCATCTCGAACAAGGCACGACCTACCATCTCTTTCTAGTGAGCGAATGGCGGGGCGGAGATCCGGTATTGCTTGGTGATGAACATACGGCGATGCAATGGGTCACGCCTGGTGAGGCCGAAGCCCTTCATGATATGGGGCACCCGCAATGGTGTTCGATCTTCCGCGAGCTTCAGGAGCGGTCTCTATTTGGTGACATTTATTGACAGCTGAAGCCGTCGCTTAAGATGCGCAAATACATATAAATAAAGCTATATTTAAAAATGCGAACCGGGTCCCCTAGTAAACCCGGCCCGTATTCCCTTAAAGGCTCGTCGCCATGTTCCAGTTATACACGCAACGATCAAGGCCGATGGCGATTTCGAGGACGAGAACCTCGTGCTCGACGGCCGGTCCCTTTTTGGGCTGCGTCCTGTAACGCTCGGGAAAATCCGTACGGCGGGAGATCGAGCAGACCTCCATCCATTTGTCGCCGTTATCCACCTCCACATCGACGGTCGTCTGCGAATAGGCGGGCAGCCGGTCGGAAGGCACGATGCGGGTCGGCAGCGGGATGAGCGCGGCGATCATTCGGCGCACGGGCTCCAGCGAGGCGGCATGATAGTCGTTGCCGCTGTCAGCCGTGTAGGCGCACTGGAATTCCAGCTGCCAGAACTCCTTCAGGCGCATATGCTTGGTCGGCTGCTCCTGCTCGCGCCGGTAGGATCGGCCGGCCTGCCAGACGCAGAGGGGCAGACGCGTTCTCGAATGATTGCCGAGAATGTGCTGCATATAGACGTAGGTCGAGGGCGTCGTTTCCGGCCTCAGCACGAGAGGTGCTTCGGTCTCGGTCAGTTGCTCCTGCGCCCAGATATCGGCATTGGTGTAGGCGTCCGAAATGAGGGCGCGCGGCGTCAGCGCCGGCGCCTCGACCCTTCTGACATCCCAGGCGGGGTTGACCGCTCGGAGGAAGGTTCGCACCTCCTCGGAAAAGAAACGGACCATGTGGTCACGCATGTTGATTTCGCGCTCTTCCCAGTGGACGAGCGAATTGACATTGAAAAGATTGAGCACGGTGCCTGTCTCCCTGGCAGCCCTAACAGAAGGATGGGGGCTTTACGTCCAGCAGTTCGCCGGACGCATCAGGGCATCCGGACGCTACGGCTGGACGCGGAGACCTCGTCCGCCAAAAGCGCGCAGAACGGCAACCTGCAGGCAGGTGCGGTCGAGACGGGAGAGAGGCGCGCTGTTGGAACTCATGGCTGACGTCGTATCCGCGGGACCGGCGCTTGTCAAATCAGCCGCTCGCCTTGCGAGCAACGCTTCATCCATGCATTCTGCTGTCATGAGCGACATGGATCTGGACCATATTCTTAGAGAACTTGCGGCCCGCGAGCCGATCTTTCACCGGCGCGAATTCGGCACGTCGCGTGCCGATCTCGAACGGATGACCGATAGCAACTTCTGGCAGATCGGTGCGAGCGGAAAGGTTTATCAGCGCGGCTATGCGATCGAAACGTCGCTTGCGCGCTACGAGAAAGGGCCAGAGCCGCATGATTGGCCCTGCCGGGATTTTACCATCACGGTGCTGGCGGACAGGCTCTTCCTTCTCTCCTACATACTCGAGGAGCCGCAGCGTGTGACGCGCCATTCGACTATCTGGCGCCGGACAGATGAAGGCTGGAAGATCGTCTTCCATCAGGGCACAGCAACGGGGTGAGCAGACGAAGCCTGCTTCTATTGCACCAACACTGATTGCTGGCAGCGTACGTCGGTGACGCGGACATCGGCTTCGCCGATCTTGATGCCTAGCAGGGTCAGCGTGTTGAAAAGCAGTTCGTCCAGCGGCTTGGTGAGTCCGGTCA
Above is a genomic segment from Rhizobium viscosum containing:
- a CDS encoding NUDIX hydrolase; amino-acid sequence: MVEADYGCIEGEIFLTDIACAIFWREGRVLLVRRAGHKERFPDCWDLVGGHVETGERPEAAMVREAKEEIGLTPLRLRKVAEHLEQGTTYHLFLVSEWRGGDPVLLGDEHTAMQWVTPGEAEALHDMGHPQWCSIFRELQERSLFGDIY
- a CDS encoding NUDIX hydrolase → MTFADQAFTIPVDHIHCRLAGSFHLSDPVEALRKADWDRFLARHPAAFDGQLLRMAAHRIEDNRLTITAQSTCFSAYVVTRHAAFAEEHPLAERADPLGLTVVLVTADQQVIVTRRSLTAEQNPGALYLIGGYAEPAEGEEIDLFGEAARELAEEVAVTDIDRAIAFAIGLAYDPVHCHPELFLLASSRSASAEILHGARHAPDRNEAAELFASPLSDILNDEDFMPGSARTWSFLKAQAFLKEHFRRHHAL
- a CDS encoding nuclear transport factor 2 family protein, with amino-acid sequence MSDMDLDHILRELAAREPIFHRREFGTSRADLERMTDSNFWQIGASGKVYQRGYAIETSLARYEKGPEPHDWPCRDFTITVLADRLFLLSYILEEPQRVTRHSTIWRRTDEGWKIVFHQGTATG
- a CDS encoding aminoacyl--tRNA ligase-related protein, yielding MLNLFNVNSLVHWEEREINMRDHMVRFFSEEVRTFLRAVNPAWDVRRVEAPALTPRALISDAYTNADIWAQEQLTETEAPLVLRPETTPSTYVYMQHILGNHSRTRLPLCVWQAGRSYRREQEQPTKHMRLKEFWQLEFQCAYTADSGNDYHAASLEPVRRMIAALIPLPTRIVPSDRLPAYSQTTVDVEVDNGDKWMEVCSISRRTDFPERYRTQPKKGPAVEHEVLVLEIAIGLDRCVYNWNMATSL
- the tyrS gene encoding tyrosine--tRNA ligase → MTINFQPPTKLRSEFLRVLAERGFIQQCTDLEALDNRLGTGIATAYNGFDLTADSLHVGHLIPIMMLRWFQKTGNRPIALMGGATTRLGDPSFRDTSRPLLSEEQIAGNLAGIKRIFERFLTFGDGPTDALIVNNADWLGSLRYLDFLRDVGPHFSVNRMLTSESVRQRLEREQSLSLLEFNYMVMQGYDFHVLAGMHGCLLQLGGSDQWGNILSGVEFGRRAGGRTLFGLTAPLLTTASGAKMGKSASGAVWLNADRLSPYEFWQFWRNTEDADVGRFLRFFTELPLDEIARLEALQGAEINVAKKVLADAVTALCHGADAATEAAETSRRMFEEGETAAGLPTIAVDDNVLRNGLLLPDALVMAGLAKSKSEARRLILGGGVRINSRNAGDEALQLGPADAEDGVIRLSVGRKKHVLLRPER
- a CDS encoding HIT family protein — encoded protein: MEIPEQFHVSETSAWLVNHRINSALPGYLMVSSRSFTNDLSELSPEALAELGPLLAKAQTALGTVLGAKRVYIGRYGHAPGYPIHFHIIPIYDWVEDLFWQDERYRLLQTFAEGSGETPTDGAELTFFVWREFCERADPPPIKGLSVTETIELLRKTLRP